One Chitinophagaceae bacterium C216 genomic window carries:
- a CDS encoding TonB-dependent receptor P3, with translation MKNIFLAFCLIICLVCCKIATAQNQTVKGIVVSEDGTPVSRVTVTVKGTNTAVMTNEDGVFEILADEKGVLVFSATAMETQEVPIDGRLNIRVVLRKYTKQLDDVVVIGYGSVRRRDLTGAVATLNSDELNNNRPLTIQQALQGKLAGVNVLSNDGAPGGGISIQIRGANTFSGSGEPLYVVDGVPINISNSSATPLEGTVADPNSYTKNQTNALAFLDPKDVESIQVLKDASATAIYGSRGANGVVIITTKSGKQGRPQLDFSTEQGWSHIIKFTEVMSAREYTQYINDVLYWTNYWRLYDPATGTSSYKPNPEDFPYPGIFDYAQGVYKKGPNDYSDERNVWQRAIMRSGRNQQYSIGVSGGTANTTYALRISRADQHGIVDNTRFQRNGFNFNLNQKAFKWLSLGLNSNLSYIKYNLVNTANTNDQTTMGLIKTAIYARPIDAEAPLSFLDEGGFYATSSPLAYVNTPDVTDQTSAFTNIYGEITFLPSLKLRSNLGYHYHQSQRHKYYNSNLYEGRHNQFGEGYAQEGFTRNVNMSFENTLTYDRHFQKHHLNVMGTLSMNQYEWNNQSMSVRGFGSDVTQGYDMGQAVGIPTLSSSKGQSNLMSYLGRVTYNYDNRYYATASVRHDGASNFAANNKWATFSSFALAWNAANEAFLRDVKWMDLFKFRFSYGYTGNQGIGAYASLARLIANNYPFEGTLNNGFIISGVNPGNANLKWETTRQSNFGVDLGLFDSRLNFTMDMYYKKTYDLLQYKSVAMSTGVQRMPMNIGAVENKGLELTLSATPIKNNNFTWDFSANWSTNKNKILKFGDNPDAQDLYGPYRLEGLILKEGYPIGQLYGYVEDGYWNSIDEYKNSSFYKYIQENDPASLPTDELIVQNYLGEIKYKDLNNDGQLNEYDRTMIGNVNPDFIYGFTNRFEYKKFSLNIFFQGVYGNDILNATLLNFNTTSTWPNRPPGLLDQAWTPERSVSNPEIIKYPKLGQNLNRSVRFSRRYVEDGSYLRLKNISLSYRIDKLFNLRDVKGINITFNVNNVFTITKYTGFDPEVNSAGSGNAAWRGIDVGAYPYARTYMLAMQVQF, from the coding sequence ATGAAAAATATATTCTTAGCTTTCTGTCTTATAATATGTTTAGTATGTTGCAAGATTGCAACTGCCCAAAACCAGACTGTAAAAGGCATAGTAGTTTCAGAAGATGGAACACCGGTTTCAAGAGTGACTGTTACAGTAAAAGGCACGAATACCGCAGTTATGACGAATGAGGATGGTGTTTTTGAAATTTTGGCAGATGAAAAAGGAGTTCTGGTATTTAGTGCTACCGCCATGGAGACTCAGGAGGTTCCCATAGATGGAAGATTAAATATTAGAGTAGTATTACGAAAGTATACTAAGCAATTAGATGATGTTGTTGTGATAGGATACGGTTCTGTTCGCAGAAGAGATCTTACCGGGGCTGTAGCCACTTTGAATAGTGATGAGCTGAATAACAACCGTCCTCTTACTATTCAACAGGCACTTCAAGGTAAGTTAGCCGGAGTAAATGTTTTAAGTAATGATGGTGCCCCAGGAGGTGGTATTTCAATACAAATTCGTGGTGCTAATACCTTTAGTGGTAGTGGAGAGCCGTTATATGTGGTGGATGGTGTTCCAATAAATATTTCTAATTCTTCCGCAACTCCCTTAGAAGGAACTGTTGCTGATCCTAACAGCTATACTAAGAACCAGACGAACGCATTGGCTTTCTTAGATCCTAAAGATGTAGAATCGATACAAGTACTTAAAGATGCTTCTGCTACTGCAATTTACGGATCACGTGGTGCAAACGGAGTTGTAATTATTACTACAAAATCGGGTAAGCAGGGCCGTCCACAGTTGGATTTTTCAACTGAGCAGGGATGGAGTCATATCATAAAGTTTACGGAAGTAATGTCGGCAAGGGAGTATACCCAATATATTAACGATGTATTGTATTGGACGAATTATTGGAGACTCTATGACCCTGCAACAGGTACCAGCAGTTATAAGCCTAATCCGGAAGATTTTCCTTACCCTGGAATCTTTGATTATGCCCAAGGAGTTTATAAAAAAGGTCCCAACGATTATAGCGATGAGAGAAACGTTTGGCAAAGAGCCATTATGAGATCCGGTCGTAATCAACAATATTCGATAGGTGTTTCTGGAGGAACAGCTAATACTACCTACGCATTGAGAATAAGCAGAGCCGATCAACACGGTATTGTGGATAATACAAGATTTCAACGTAATGGATTCAATTTTAACTTAAACCAAAAAGCATTTAAGTGGCTCTCTTTGGGGCTCAATTCTAACCTTTCTTATATAAAATATAATCTAGTTAATACAGCCAATACGAATGATCAGACAACGATGGGACTTATTAAGACAGCAATTTATGCTCGTCCTATTGATGCTGAAGCACCTCTTAGTTTTTTGGATGAGGGAGGATTCTATGCTACTTCTTCGCCATTGGCATATGTAAATACACCGGATGTTACAGATCAAACCTCTGCATTTACGAATATTTACGGAGAAATTACTTTCTTGCCCTCATTAAAATTACGATCTAATCTAGGATATCATTACCATCAGAGCCAACGTCATAAGTACTACAATAGTAATCTCTATGAAGGAAGGCACAATCAATTTGGAGAGGGGTATGCTCAGGAAGGATTTACTCGTAATGTCAATATGAGTTTTGAAAATACGCTTACCTATGATAGACATTTTCAAAAACATCATTTAAATGTGATGGGTACACTGAGTATGAACCAATATGAGTGGAATAACCAAAGCATGTCTGTGCGTGGTTTTGGATCGGATGTTACACAGGGATATGATATGGGGCAAGCTGTGGGTATACCCACACTTTCATCTAGCAAGGGACAAAGCAACCTGATGTCTTATTTAGGAAGAGTAACTTATAATTACGATAATAGGTATTATGCTACTGCATCAGTGCGACATGATGGTGCTAGCAACTTCGCAGCAAATAACAAATGGGCAACTTTTTCATCATTTGCTCTCGCGTGGAACGCTGCTAATGAAGCGTTTTTGAGAGATGTAAAGTGGATGGACTTGTTTAAATTTAGATTTAGTTATGGGTATACAGGAAATCAAGGAATCGGTGCATATGCTTCATTGGCTCGGTTAATTGCCAATAACTACCCCTTTGAGGGGACCCTGAACAATGGTTTTATAATTAGTGGCGTAAACCCTGGTAACGCTAATTTGAAATGGGAAACTACTCGGCAAAGCAACTTTGGTGTGGATTTAGGTTTGTTCGATTCTCGACTGAACTTTACAATGGATATGTACTATAAAAAGACCTATGACTTGCTACAATATAAGTCTGTGGCAATGAGTACAGGAGTACAGCGCATGCCAATGAACATTGGAGCAGTAGAAAATAAGGGTTTGGAACTTACATTATCAGCAACACCTATTAAGAATAATAACTTTACTTGGGATTTTTCTGCTAACTGGTCTACTAACAAAAACAAGATTCTTAAGTTTGGCGATAATCCGGATGCTCAAGATCTGTATGGCCCTTATAGGTTAGAAGGCCTGATATTAAAAGAAGGGTATCCTATTGGACAGTTGTATGGGTATGTAGAAGATGGATACTGGAACTCAATTGACGAATATAAGAATAGCTCATTTTATAAGTATATCCAGGAAAACGATCCTGCTTCTCTTCCAACCGATGAATTAATAGTACAAAACTACTTGGGAGAAATTAAATACAAAGATTTGAACAATGATGGTCAGTTGAATGAGTATGACCGTACTATGATTGGAAATGTAAATCCTGATTTTATATATGGCTTTACAAACAGATTTGAATACAAGAAGTTTTCATTGAACATCTTCTTTCAAGGCGTATATGGAAATGATATATTGAATGCAACATTGTTAAACTTTAATACAACTTCTACATGGCCCAATAGACCTCCAGGGTTGTTAGATCAAGCGTGGACTCCTGAACGCAGTGTCTCCAATCCTGAAATTATCAAGTATCCCAAACTGGGACAAAACCTTAACCGTAGTGTGCGTTTTTCAAGAAGGTATGTTGAAGATGGTTCTTATTTGCGGCTGAAGAATATTAGTCTGTCTTACAGAATTGATAAGCTATTTAATCTAAGAGATGTTAAAGGTATAAACATTACTTTCAATGTAAATAATGTATTTACCATTACTAAATATACAGGATTTGATCCTGAAGTAAACTCTGCGGGGTCAGGAAATGCCGCTTGGCGCGGAATTGACGTAGGAGCATATCCTTATGCAAGAACTTATATGCTTGCAATGCAGGTACAATTCTAA
- a CDS encoding SusD-like protein P38, which yields MALFSALILQGCKKFLEEKPFDFVSPENVYDSPKGVKQLVTGMYGVFFSTNLFRTEAWIYLTSCDDDWTNGLDWVMGTYGVGNFTGGWVYNNSGNDPYYVFYRLIRATNTVLEVLPNVEFSAEETYLKEQFEGEALGLRAMAYFYLVQMYGPVPLRLRSDDPDNMPRSSVKDVYAQIIDDLHKAEDKLLLNSRRTSAIKRGHFTKGAAQLLLAKVYSTMGSGSLTNAQISVTTHASRTASGEIVRTSHTFTKNKVAGYDFDPKIVYDSAKQVVTRLINTREYELERFGNNWNPANFGGKDFVFALETDSSTQVAYTPYNKFFTPPGLKGAGWLTYVKDFYYIHDPDDERGMYGICHEWKSNNLMPNGVWKRQFFPAEDSNKVYEKYGKANVETNINSNSIYLMKWYLGNAANPQVLLNVNDAGTLISTPTQNFPLLRYAEAYLILAEAENELNGPTALAYDALDLLRSYRYKEDAPKISRTMTQEQLRSFILEERSKEFAGEGYRRFDLIRWGIYLQVMNAVDIRRPNLNNDNAIISKRREQKHLLYPIPTIEIDGNLDFGPNNPGW from the coding sequence TTGGCTCTCTTTTCTGCGCTTATATTGCAGGGATGTAAAAAGTTTTTGGAAGAGAAGCCATTTGATTTCGTATCTCCGGAAAATGTGTATGATTCACCTAAAGGGGTGAAACAACTGGTTACCGGAATGTATGGAGTATTTTTTAGTACAAATTTGTTTAGAACTGAAGCTTGGATATACCTTACCAGTTGTGATGATGACTGGACAAATGGATTAGATTGGGTAATGGGGACTTATGGTGTGGGGAACTTTACCGGAGGATGGGTGTATAACAACTCAGGTAATGACCCTTATTATGTGTTCTACCGACTCATAAGAGCTACTAATACTGTATTGGAAGTATTGCCTAATGTGGAGTTCTCTGCTGAAGAAACATACCTAAAAGAACAGTTCGAAGGAGAAGCGTTGGGTTTACGAGCAATGGCTTATTTTTATTTGGTGCAAATGTATGGTCCCGTCCCATTGCGTCTTCGATCCGATGATCCCGATAATATGCCCCGCTCGTCAGTAAAAGATGTATATGCTCAAATTATTGATGACTTGCATAAAGCAGAAGATAAGTTGCTTCTAAATTCTAGAAGAACTTCAGCTATTAAGAGAGGACATTTCACCAAAGGTGCTGCACAATTACTTTTAGCAAAAGTTTATAGTACCATGGGTTCCGGTTCGCTTACTAACGCACAAATAAGTGTCACTACTCACGCAAGTCGTACAGCCAGTGGTGAAATTGTTAGAACCAGCCATACTTTTACTAAAAATAAAGTTGCAGGATATGATTTTGATCCAAAAATTGTTTATGATTCAGCAAAACAGGTAGTAACAAGATTAATTAATACGAGAGAGTATGAGCTGGAGCGTTTTGGTAATAACTGGAATCCCGCAAATTTTGGTGGTAAAGACTTTGTGTTTGCTTTAGAAACAGACTCAAGTACACAAGTGGCTTATACGCCTTATAATAAGTTCTTTACACCGCCGGGATTAAAAGGTGCTGGATGGCTTACCTATGTAAAAGATTTTTACTATATACATGACCCTGATGATGAAAGAGGCATGTATGGAATTTGTCATGAATGGAAATCCAATAATTTGATGCCTAATGGGGTATGGAAACGCCAGTTCTTTCCGGCAGAAGATAGTAACAAGGTGTATGAAAAATATGGAAAAGCAAATGTAGAGACTAATATCAACAGTAACTCCATTTACTTAATGAAGTGGTATTTGGGAAATGCAGCTAATCCTCAGGTATTATTAAATGTTAATGATGCAGGAACATTAATAAGTACTCCTACGCAAAACTTCCCTTTACTGCGTTATGCTGAGGCCTACTTAATTTTAGCAGAAGCAGAGAATGAGCTAAATGGACCTACTGCATTAGCATATGATGCTCTAGATCTTTTACGTAGCTATAGATATAAAGAGGATGCCCCAAAGATATCTCGTACCATGACTCAGGAGCAGTTACGATCCTTTATCTTGGAAGAACGAAGTAAAGAGTTTGCCGGAGAAGGATATCGACGATTTGACTTGATTAGATGGGGTATCTATTTACAAGTAATGAATGCAGTGGATATACGCAGGCCGAATTTGAATAATGATAATGCAATTATTTCAAAACGTAGAGAACAGAAACATTTATTGTATCCTATCCCGACTATAGAAATAGATGGTAATCTCGATTTTGGACCTAATAATCCGGGATGGTAA